In Caldicellulosiruptor morganii, the following proteins share a genomic window:
- the carA gene encoding glutamine-hydrolyzing carbamoyl-phosphate synthase small subunit produces MKKAILVLEDGLLFEGISLGAEGETIGEVVFNTCMTGYQEVLTDPSYNGQIVTMTYPLIGNYGINDEDVESYKPHVEGFIVREACKQPSNFRSKKTLHQYLRENNIVGIEGVDTRAITEHIRNKGSMLGIISTETDNKELLLNKIAEYKNQKPCLVKEVSTKEIYRIEGNGKRVAVLDFGIKQNILRELSKRGLDLYVFPYNSSLDDIMSVNPDGFVFSNGPGDPVDLQEIFENLKSIINLKKPILGICLGHQLLGLCLGLKTYKLKFGHHGGNHPVKDLTTGKVYITSQNHNYAIEYKEYDKIRITHVNVNDKTVEGFAHLDLPIVSVQYHPEASPGPHDSKYIFDQYTKLLNGV; encoded by the coding sequence ATGAAAAAAGCAATACTTGTTTTGGAAGATGGACTTTTGTTTGAAGGAATCTCACTTGGTGCAGAAGGTGAAACAATCGGTGAGGTAGTATTCAACACATGTATGACAGGTTATCAGGAAGTACTTACAGATCCTTCTTACAATGGTCAAATAGTAACAATGACTTATCCTTTAATAGGCAATTATGGTATAAATGATGAGGATGTTGAGTCATACAAACCTCATGTTGAAGGTTTTATTGTAAGAGAGGCTTGTAAACAACCTTCTAACTTCAGGTCAAAAAAGACTCTCCACCAATATTTAAGAGAAAATAATATAGTGGGAATTGAAGGTGTTGATACACGTGCAATTACAGAACATATAAGAAACAAAGGCTCAATGCTTGGAATAATCTCAACAGAAACTGATAACAAAGAACTTCTTTTGAATAAAATTGCAGAATATAAGAATCAAAAACCCTGCTTAGTAAAAGAGGTCTCAACAAAAGAAATCTACAGAATAGAAGGAAATGGTAAAAGAGTTGCCGTGCTTGACTTTGGAATAAAGCAGAATATACTGAGAGAGCTTTCCAAAAGGGGACTTGACTTGTATGTTTTCCCGTACAATAGTTCACTTGATGATATTATGAGTGTTAATCCGGATGGATTTGTATTTTCAAATGGTCCCGGTGATCCGGTGGATTTGCAAGAAATATTCGAAAATTTGAAATCTATTATAAATCTTAAAAAACCTATTTTAGGAATATGCTTGGGACATCAGCTTCTGGGATTGTGTTTGGGGCTTAAAACATACAAACTGAAATTTGGACATCATGGTGGAAATCATCCTGTAAAAGATTTAACAACCGGCAAAGTGTATATTACATCACAGAATCACAACTATGCTATTGAATACAAAGAGTATGACAAAATAAGGATAACCCATGTTAATGTTAATGACAAAACAGTCGAAGGGTTTGCTCATTTAGACCTTCCAATTGTATCTGTCCAGTATCATCCAGAGGCAAGCCCTGGTCCACACGATTCAAAATATATCTTTGACCAGTATACAAAGCTTTTGAATGGAGTGTAG
- the ispE gene encoding 4-(cytidine 5'-diphospho)-2-C-methyl-D-erythritol kinase — protein MVLKAYAKINLTLDVISKRDDGYHEIRTIMQTVDLYDIIDIEKIEEDNIIVTTSSENIPTDSKNHAYIAAALVKERFGVKEGVKIHIQKNIPISAGLAGGSTDAAAVLKGLNELFKLNLSQDELIELGREIGADVPFCLIGGTALCEGIGEKVTKLKSVPKMNILIAKPEVYVSTQAVYEALNLSKIKRRPDTDAMIRAIEEGNVREIAKNLCNVLETVTVNQYPVINRVKDIMRNYNALGTVMTGSGPAVFGIFPNRYDALKAADRLKVFIKEIILTTTCDV, from the coding sequence TTGGTACTAAAAGCATATGCGAAAATTAACTTGACTCTGGATGTTATTTCTAAAAGAGATGATGGTTACCATGAGATCAGAACAATAATGCAAACAGTGGATTTGTATGATATAATCGATATTGAAAAGATAGAAGAAGATAACATAATTGTAACAACTTCAAGTGAAAATATTCCGACTGATAGTAAAAACCATGCGTACATTGCTGCGGCTCTTGTCAAAGAACGATTTGGAGTAAAAGAAGGTGTTAAGATACATATTCAAAAGAATATTCCTATTTCAGCAGGGTTGGCAGGTGGTAGTACTGATGCCGCAGCTGTTTTAAAAGGGTTAAATGAATTATTTAAGCTGAACTTGAGTCAGGATGAATTAATTGAACTTGGGAGAGAAATTGGTGCTGATGTTCCATTTTGCTTGATTGGTGGTACTGCTCTTTGTGAGGGAATAGGAGAAAAGGTTACAAAACTAAAGTCAGTGCCCAAAATGAATATATTGATTGCAAAGCCAGAGGTATATGTTTCAACACAGGCTGTTTATGAGGCTCTTAATCTTAGTAAAATCAAAAGAAGACCGGATACAGATGCCATGATTAGAGCAATTGAAGAGGGTAATGTGCGAGAGATTGCAAAGAATTTATGCAATGTTTTGGAAACAGTAACTGTCAATCAGTATCCTGTAATAAACAGGGTTAAAGATATTATGAGAAATTATAATGCACTGGGGACTGTTATGACAGGAAGTGGACCTGCTGTATTTGGAATATTTCCTAATCGGTATGATGCTCTTAAAGCTGCTGACAGGTTGAAGGTTTTTATTAAAGAGATAATTCTGACTACCACCTGTGATGTCTGA
- a CDS encoding GntR family transcriptional regulator, with translation MNEKNESHYFLIENYKPLREIVFEKLRDMIVSGELKPGERLMEIKLAEMLGVSRTPIREAIRKLELEGLVVMLPRKGAYVADISKKEIMDVLEIRAALDKLAACLAAQRMTKSEKEELKKALASFEKNFKLGNIEGMINDDIKLHDIIYAGAKNEKLQHIINNLREQITRFRIIYLKEIYRKSENLLNEHREIVEAILSGDADKAQKVAEEHIKNQEIELIKSLKF, from the coding sequence ATGAATGAGAAAAACGAATCACATTATTTTTTAATAGAGAACTATAAACCATTGAGAGAGATAGTGTTTGAAAAACTGAGAGACATGATTGTCAGTGGCGAATTAAAGCCCGGTGAGAGACTGATGGAGATAAAGCTTGCAGAAATGCTTGGTGTTTCCAGAACACCAATTAGAGAGGCAATTAGAAAACTTGAGTTAGAAGGTCTTGTTGTAATGCTTCCTCGAAAGGGTGCTTATGTTGCAGATATTTCAAAAAAGGAGATTATGGATGTTTTAGAAATAAGAGCTGCTCTGGATAAGTTGGCAGCATGTCTTGCTGCTCAGAGGATGACAAAATCTGAAAAAGAGGAACTCAAAAAGGCATTAGCATCGTTTGAAAAAAACTTTAAGTTAGGTAACATTGAAGGAATGATAAATGATGATATTAAGCTGCATGATATTATCTATGCAGGTGCGAAAAATGAAAAACTCCAGCATATCATCAATAATTTGAGAGAGCAAATTACAAGGTTTAGAATTATATATCTGAAAGAGATATACAGAAAAAGTGAAAATCTATTAAATGAACACAGAGAAATTGTAGAAGCAATCTTGAGTGGAGATGCAGACAAAGCCCAGAAGGTAGCAGAAGAGCATATAAAAAATCAAGAGATAGAATTAATCAAAAGCTTAAAATTTTAA
- a CDS encoding nucleotidyltransferase family protein — protein MVNAVILAGSDKSKSGTPYECKALIKLNDRFMIEYVLEAVCNSKYISRIVVVGPSKLEEVLKLKYPRVEFLEEDNSIMKNAKKAIEYLNSNNRILFLTSDLPFITSEAIDHFIEESIKTGADICYPIVEKSINDEKYPQMKRTYGTVKEGTFTGGNAIIINPSIFDRCYRLAEKLVEKRKNPIAMARLIGPTILLLFLTKKLSIQRVEKRVSKVFKVKAKAIISTYPEIGQDVDKDSDLMVAKFYLQKKR, from the coding sequence ATGGTAAACGCTGTAATATTAGCAGGCTCTGATAAGAGCAAATCAGGGACCCCTTACGAATGTAAAGCATTGATAAAACTTAATGATAGGTTTATGATTGAATATGTTTTGGAAGCTGTGTGCAATTCAAAGTATATTTCAAGAATAGTTGTAGTAGGTCCTTCAAAACTTGAAGAAGTGTTAAAATTAAAATATCCGAGAGTAGAATTTTTGGAAGAAGATAATTCAATTATGAAGAATGCCAAAAAAGCGATAGAGTATCTAAACAGCAATAATAGGATATTATTTCTAACCTCTGATTTACCATTTATAACTTCTGAAGCCATAGATCATTTTATCGAAGAATCAATAAAAACTGGTGCTGATATCTGCTATCCTATTGTTGAGAAAAGTATAAATGATGAAAAGTATCCTCAAATGAAAAGAACATATGGAACTGTAAAAGAAGGAACATTTACAGGTGGAAATGCAATAATTATCAATCCTTCAATATTTGACAGATGCTACAGGCTTGCTGAAAAGCTTGTAGAAAAGCGTAAGAATCCCATCGCAATGGCAAGATTGATAGGTCCAACAATTCTTTTGCTCTTTTTAACAAAGAAGCTTTCAATCCAGAGAGTAGAAAAAAGAGTTTCAAAGGTGTTCAAAGTAAAAGCCAAAGCTATTATTTCTACATACCCTGAAATTGGGCAGGATGTGGACAAGGATTCTGATTTGATGGTAGCGAAATTTTATCTTCAGAAAAAAAGATAG
- a CDS encoding DUF1858 domain-containing protein — MPRITPDTIIADVLKIDRGTIPIFLNNGLHCLGCPSAQGESIEEACALHGIDAQKLVDELNEYLKSKGLLD, encoded by the coding sequence ATGCCAAGGATAACTCCTGACACAATTATTGCCGATGTGCTCAAGATTGACAGAGGAACTATTCCGATATTTTTAAACAATGGTCTTCATTGTTTGGGGTGCCCGTCAGCACAGGGAGAAAGCATTGAAGAAGCCTGTGCTCTGCATGGGATAGATGCTCAAAAGCTTGTAGATGAGTTGAATGAATATCTAAAGAGTAAGGGTCTATTAGACTAA
- the rpmG gene encoding 50S ribosomal protein L33 yields MAAKGARVIIHLECTECKNRNYTTEKNKKNDPDRLELRKYCKFCRKHTVHRETK; encoded by the coding sequence ATGGCAGCAAAAGGAGCGAGAGTGATAATTCATTTGGAATGCACAGAGTGCAAAAACAGGAATTACACTACAGAAAAGAACAAGAAAAATGACCCGGACAGGCTTGAGCTGAGAAAGTACTGTAAGTTTTGCCGAAAGCACACCGTTCATAGAGAGACTAAATAG
- the secE gene encoding preprotein translocase subunit SecE, producing MVEKKKVEKPVIKSSSNRKKVTFKEWWTRTVKFFRDVKIEMKKVVWPSRKQVMKHTVVVLAFTLFFTVFILLADVIYEQLIFKLLLKIR from the coding sequence ATGGTGGAGAAGAAAAAAGTAGAAAAACCAGTTATAAAATCTTCCTCAAACAGAAAGAAAGTGACATTTAAAGAATGGTGGACAAGAACAGTAAAGTTTTTTAGAGATGTAAAAATTGAAATGAAGAAGGTAGTATGGCCTTCTCGAAAACAGGTTATGAAACACACAGTTGTTGTTCTGGCATTTACGTTGTTTTTCACTGTATTTATTTTGCTGGCTGACGTAATATATGAACAGCTTATTTTTAAACTGTTACTTAAGATAAGATAA